Below is a window of Herminiimonas arsenicoxydans DNA.
TTTTTTATACTGTTTTCTGTATAAGCTCGGCGTAAGTTAGCGTGAGTAGTATCGAGTTGCATAAAATAAAAATTACACGCCTGCCGCGGGGAGAAGTCGGAAATTACATCTTCGCCTGAAGCGCATCGGTGGCATTGAAACTTGTCGTTTTTTAAGTTCACTCTGTACCGTGCCAATCAAAAAAAACAAGGCGCGTCAGATCATTTGCGTGGAGACCGCGATATGTTCAGGAATAAAAACAAAAGTTTTTTCCGATATTTGAAGCGGACTGCCGTGTTGCTGGCAGCAGTTGCGGCAGGTGCCGGATGTGCACTGGGCGTTTCGCAACTGGCTGGCGATACATTCGCATTGCCGTGGCTGGTATTGATGGCGGCGCTGGTCAGCGCTGGTTTGCAGGAGCTTCTGCACCAGCGGGGCAGCAAGAATGTCCACTTCATCAACAAGATTGGCAGCGAAATTGATCACATCATGATTGGTGCTGCCGAGACTTCTTTTTTCGTCGATTCGATCAAGAACAAAATTGCACAGGATGTGCAGGCGGCTAATGGCATAGTTGCGGGTTCCGAGCAAAACGCCAGCACTACCGAGCAAATTGCCGCCAATGCCGAACGCGCCTCGCAGGTCGCTGCCGAAGTGCGCACCGAAAGTGTTGCCGGCCGCGCTGAAGTCAATCGGGGTCTGGAACAGATCGGCAAGGCGCGCGATGATGCGCAGGCAGCCTCCGAAATGATGCGCGTGCTGCAGGAAAAATCGCGCCGCATTCATGGCATCACCGAAGTCATTAGTGAAATTGCTGCCCGCACCAATTTGCTAGCGCTGAACGCAGCCATCGAGGCAGCCCGCGCTGGCGAGCATGGGCGCGGTTTTGCGGTGGTCGCCGGCGAGGTGCGACAACTGGCGCAGCGAACCAAGGAGGCGACCGATGATATCGGCTCCATGGTGCGCGCCATCAATGTCGAGGCAGAACGCGCCGCCGGTGGTATGCAGGCGCTCAGTGGCAAGGTGATGGAAGCTTCGCAGAACGTCGCGCGAGTACATGAGTTTCTGGGCAATATCGAGCGCGCTGCCAGCACCTCTGAAGAAGAAATTCAGCAAATTGCACGCGCCTCGCGTGAGCATGTGGAAACCACCCACAGGATTGCGGCAGCCATACTGGAAATCCGTGACGGCATGCTGGAGACGGATACCGAGTTGCCGCGTGTTGCGGCATCAGCAATGGTCTTGTCGGAGCGCGCCGAAGTCGTATACGACGCGATCGCCGAAAGCGGTGCGGATACTCAGCACGATTCGATCCGCATGATCGCAACTGAGGCCGCGCATCAGATCGGGAGAATTTTCGATGAAGCGATCGTTGCCGGTCGCATTACTCGCGAGGCTTTGTTTGACCGCCATTATCAGCCGCTGCCGAACACTTCGCCGCCCAAGCATACGACGCAATTCGATGCCTTCACCGATCGGGTTTTGCCCACGGTGCAAGAGGCAATACTTGATGCCATGCCACAACTCGCTTATGCCGGTGCGGTAGATGACAATGGTTATTTCCCGACCCATAACAAGAAATTTTCCCAAGCACTGACCGGCAACTACGATGTCGATCTGGTGAACAACCGCACCAAGCGCATTTTCACCGATCGCACTGGCAAACGCTGCGGCAGCAATACCAAGCCATTTTTATTGCAGACATACAAACGCGATACCGGTGAGGTCATGCACGATCTGTCGGTGCCTATCTACGTTGACGGCAAGCACTGGGGCGGCTTTCGCATCGGCTACCGCTCCAGTTCGGTGGATCTGGCACTGGCACCGCCAGCGGCCATGCCATCACCGGCAATCAGGCTGCCGGTGCGAATTTCGAATCGAGCCGGGACAGCCTGAAAACAGGCGGCTCATATTTCTACGGGATCGCCTTGATCAGGTCAGATCGAATAGGAAGAGCAAGTTTCATAAACGCGCATCGAAGTGTTTCGAACCTGAAAATGAAAAAGGGTTACAGTAAAAAACTGTAACCCTTTGAATTCATTGGTCGGGACGGTGTGATTCGAACACACGACCCCTTGCACCCCATGCAAGTACGCTACCAGGCTGCGCTACGCCCCGACAAGCAGGAAATTATACCAGAGCAATGCTGTTTTTTCGTCATGCTAAAACGCTGAATATGAGAGGAAGCATATTACTTCAGCAGCATCAGGATTTCCATCAGCTCCTTGCGAATCGCAAGTACGGCATTGGGATCGATGGTCACCGCATCCAGCGGCAAGTCCTCATCGGTTCTCGCCTCCAGAATCCGGCTATCCAGCTTGTTGCGTGCACCACTGATCGTGAAACCCTGTTCGTAAAGCAGTTCGCGAATACGGCGTATCAGCAATACTTCATGATGCTGGTAATAGCGCCGGTTACCGCGCCGCTTGACCGGCTTCAACTGAGTAAATTCCTGTTCCCAGTAGCGTAAAACGTGCGGCTTTACACCGCACAGTTCGCTGACTTCGCCGATAGTGAAATACCGTTTGGCAGGAATTGGCGGCAATGCTGCCAATTCAGCTTTGTTGATCCGTTCGTTCATCTAATTCAGCTGGTATGTGCGAGTGATGTCTGGTTGGAAACTTCGACCATGCTTTTTAGCTTTTGACTCGCATGAAAGGTAACGACGCGGCGAGCAGTAATTGGAATTTCTTCGCCTGTCTTCGGATTGCGGCCTGGACGCTGCGGCTTGTCGCGCAACTGAAAGTTGCCGAAACCGGATAGTTTGACCGCTTCGCCACGTTCCAGCGCATTACGAATTTCATCAAAGAATGTTTCAACCATATCCTTGGCTTCGCGTTTGTTCAAACCGACTTGCTCGAACAGCAACTCAGCCAACTCAGCCTTGGTCAGGGTCGGCAAATCCTTTTCCGCCTGCGAACGTACCTGCGCCTCCAGCATGGCGCGATTAAGATCGGCTGCCAATACGGACTGGAGTTCAGAGGAATTCACATCATTCATATCGGTTATATTCACGGCTCGGGTTGCGACTTCATCATGCACGTAATTTAGCCCCATGTTTGGCACCGGCAGCGACGACCAACGCGGCCATGGCCGCATCCACCAGATCATCTTGCAGGGTTAATTGAGTATCTTGCAAGGTGCAGCGGAAAGCAAGGCTTTTCTCGTCAGATTCCAAGCCCTTGCCGCGATATTCATCAAATAAAACAACGACTTGCAAGATGTTGCAAATTGGATTCATTTTCTTTTCAGCAACAAAAACGTCCATTAAGTCTTGCATGGAAACCGTGTGCTTGACCACCAGAGCCAAATCGCGCGTTACCGCAGGGAATTTTGAAATTTCCCTGTAGGACGGTACGTTTACCTGTTGCAGGCTACTTGCCTCTACTTCGAACAAAACCGGCGCCAGCGGCAAATCGTACTTTTGCTGCCAGCGCGGATGCAGTTCACCGATAAAACCGATTACCTTGCCATCGAGTAAAACATGCGCCGAGCGGCCCGGATGCAGTGCCGGATGTTCGACTTTGGCGAAAGTCAGCATCTTCGGTGCAAACAAGGCTTCCAGATCGGCTTTGACGTCGAAATAATCGACGTTGCGCGAGTCCATGCCCCACTGCTCTTCCACGATGGGACCGTAGGCAATTGCAGCGGCATGTTTAGGCTGGTCGTAGCCGGCCACAGACAGCGGACCGTCTTGCTCGATGTTGTTACGCAAATAAACAGCGCCGATTTCAAACAGGCGTATACGGCTGACCTTGCGGTTCAGGTTGTAGCGCACATTGGCGATCAGATTCCCTATCATCGATGAACGCATCACGCTCATCTGGCTGGCAATCGGATTGAGCAGTTTGATTGGATTGCTGTTGCCTGCAAAGTCTGCTTCCCACGCCTGCTCGACAAAGCTGAAGTTGACCACTTCCTGATAATCGGCATCGGCCAACTGGCGACGGATCGTGAACAGCGAACGCGTGCTCTCAGGGCGAATGCGCATGGCATTGGTCGCGACTGGCGGCAAGGCTGGAATATTCTCAAAGCCGTAGACGCGTGCGATTTCTTCGATCAAATCCTCTTCAATTTCGATATCGAAGCGATAGGACGGCGGCGTCACCGAAAACACGCCGTCTTTTTGCGTGAACGGCAGTGCAAGACGGGTAAAGATGTCGGCGATCTGTGCATCGGTCAAGGGCACGCCGATGACCTTGACCGCGCGCGCGGTACGCACGCTGACAGGATCGCGCTTGGGCAGATTGACGATATGGTCGTCGATCGGGCCAACCGCTGTTTTATCTTTTTGGCCGCAAATCTCGACGATCAATGCAGTAATGCGTTCGATGTGTTCGACCGTCGTTGCAAAGTCCACGCCACGCTCGAAACGGTGTGCGGCATCGGTCGAAAAATTGAAGCGACGTGCGCGACCCTGGATGGCATTCGGATACCAGAATGCAGCTTCCAGATAAATATCCTGCGTATCGAGCGACACGGCCGTCGCGTCGCCACCCATGATGCCGGCCAGCGATTCGATTTGCTGCTCGTCGGCGATCACGCCTATCCACTCATCGACGGCAACCGTGTTGCCGTTCAGGAGTTTCAGCGATTCGTCTTTTTTTCCCCAGCGCACATTCAGGCCGCCGTGGATCTTGTCCAGATCGAACACGTGCGTAGGACGACCGAGTTCAAGCATGACGTAATTGGAGATATCCACCAAAGCAGAAATCGGACGCTGGCCGCTACGCTCCAGACGCTGTTTCATCCAGTCCGGCGTACTTGCCCTGGCATTCAAGCCGCGGATGATGCGACCGGAAAAACGACCGCACAAATCTGGAGCGGAAACCGTCACTGGCAACACATCGGCAATCGTTGCTGCTACAGCCTGATACGTCGGCATTTTCAATGGTGTGCCGGTCAAGGCGGAAACTTCACGTGCGACACCAAGCACAGACAAGCAATCCGCCTTGTTCGGCGTCAGCTTGATGGTGAATTTCAGATCATTCAGTTGATAGTAATCGCGGAAATTCTGGCCGATAGGCGCATCCGATGGCAAGTCCATCAAGCCGCCCTGCTCATCCGACAACTTGAGTTCTTTCACCGAACACAACATGCCTTGCGATTCCACGCCGCGCAAGGCGCCAACCTTGATCTCGAACGGCTTGCCATCTTCACCCGGCGGCAATACTGCACCAGCCAATGCGCAAACGACTTTCATGCCGGCGCGCACGTTAGGCGCACCGCAGACGATGTTCAATAATGTTCCGGTGCCGGCATCGACCTGGCAGACATTCAGGCGATCGGCGTTCGGATGCTTGGCGATCTCGCGTACTTCAGCCACCACGACATTCGAGAATGGCGGCGCAACCGGTTCGACTTCTTCGACTTCCAGACCGGACATCGTCAACATGTGCGCCAATTCGTTCGACGTCATGTTCGGATTGACCATCGTACGGAGCCAGCTTTCGGAAAATTGCATGATTTAAAAACCTTTTGCCACAGACATCACAAATACAGAAGAAATCAGGGCACGCGCCTATTCAGCATGCCCTGCCTTGTTGCTGCTAGTTGAATTGTTTCAGGAAACGCAAATCGCCTTCGTAGAACAGGCGCAAATCGTTGATCCCGTAACGCAGCATCGTCAGACGTTCAAGGCCGGAGCCAAACGCAAAGCCGATGAATTGTTCCGGATCGAATCCCATATTGCGCATCACGTTCGGATGCACCTGACCGGCGCCCGACACTTCGAGCCAGCGGCCTTTTAACGGACCACTTCCGAAAGCGATATCAATCTCGGCCGACGGTTCGGTGAAAGGGAAATAGGATGGACGGAAACGCACCTGCAGATCGTCGGTTTCAAAGAAGGCTTTGACGAAATTGAGATACACGCCCTTCAAGTCGGCGAAGCTGATGTTCTCGTCTATCCACAAACCTTCGACCTGATGGAACATCGGCGAGTGCGTTGCATCGCTGTCGACGCGGTAGGTACGACCCGGTGCGATGACGCGGATCGGTGGTTTGTTCATGCGCGCATAGCGCACCTGCATCGGGCTGGTATGCGTGCGCAGCAGCAGAGGCTTGCCTTGCGTATCGTTGCCTTCGATGTAGAACGTATCCTGCATCGAACGTGCCGGATGATTTTCCGGGCTGTTCAAGGCGGTGAAATTGGTCCAGTCGTTTTCGATCTCGGGGCCGTCTGCCACATCAAAACCGATAGAGCCGAAAATCTCTTCCACGCGCTGCCAGGTACGCATGACAGGGTGTATGCCGCCGGTACCGCGACCACGGCCTGGCAAGGTAATGTCGATGGCTTCCGCATTCAGGCGGGATTCCATCTGCGCATTGGACAAGGCGTCGCGACGCGCCGTCAGCGCAGCCTCGATCTTCTCTTTTGCGGAATTGATGACAGCGCCTTGCGTCTTGCGCTCATCCGGCGCGAGCTTGCCCAGGCTCTTCATCTGTTCGGTAATCTGTCCCGTTTTTCCGAGGTATTTCGCTTTCGCGTTTTCCAGCGCAGCGGCATCATCTGCAGCAGCAAAATCGGTCTGGGCTTGAATGACAAGTTGATCTAGGGGATTCATGCGGTTTGTTTTCGTCCTTAGCAAGGAAGCCGAAAAGGAAAGCCCAAAAGGCCGTGCAAAAATAAAAACGGGACATAGGTATGAACCCTGCCCCGCTCTCGGATATTGCTGCACCGTCCGAAGACAGTGCATACGATCACAACTTAAGCAGCGATGGTAGTTTTCACCTGATTCACGATTGCCGCGAATGCTGGCTTGTCCATCACAGCCATATCGGCCAGGACTTTACGGTCCAGCTCGATGGATGCGCGTTTCAGACCGTTCATGAACACGCTGTATGTCAGGCCATGTTCACGCGATGCTGCATTGATACGGGTGATCCACAAAGCGCGGAAAACGCGTTTCTTGTTACGACGATCGCGGTATGCATATTGACCAGCGCGCATAACTGCTTGCTTGGCAATACGGTAAACCTTGCTGCGACGACCACGATAGCCTTTGGCTTGATCGAGGACTTTCTTATGACGGGCCCGTGCTGTGACCCCACGTTTTACTCTAGGCATGATTGCTCCTGATTATTTGAGTGAGGTTAAGCGTTCGGCATCATTGCGCGTACGGATACCATGTTGGTGTCATGAACACCGACAGAACCGCGCAATTGACGTTTATTTTTTGTGGTTTTCTTGGTCAGAATATGACGCTTGAAAGCTTGGCCGCGTTTAACGGTTCCACCTGGACGTACACGAAAGCGCTTTTTGGCGCCGCTTTTCGTTTTCATTTTAGGCATGACACTATCTGTCCTTTGGGGACAGCTCCATTTTTAACATGATTGCAGGTGGCAGCAATTTCGCTACACTTGGATGCCTGCTCTCACTTGTTATGCAGCGGAATCGAGTCCACTGCTATTTTGTGCAAGCCGCTCGTTGCCGGGCGGCTCGTACGAAACTCTATTATTTCTTCTTCTTCGGCGACAGAACCATGATCATCTGACGGCCTTCCATCTTGGGAAACTGCTCGACCTGGCCATATGGCTCCAAATCGGCCTTCAAACGCTCCAACATGCGGAAGCCGATATCCTGGTGCGCCATTTCACGGCCGCGGAAACGCAGCGTGATTTTGGTTTTATCACCATCGTCCAGAAACTTGATCAGATTGCGCAGCTTGATGTTGTAATCGCCATCATCGGTGCCAGGCCGGAATTTGACTTCCTTGATCAGAATAACTTTCTGCTTGAGCTTGGCTTCGTGCGCCTTCTTTTGTTCCTGATATTTGAACTTGCCGTAGTCCATCAGGCGAGCGACCGGTGGTTGCGCAGTTGGCGCAATCTCTACCAGATCGACGTTAGCTTCTTCCGCAAGGCGGAAGGCATCTGCCAGACTAACGATACCGAGTGCCTCATTTTCGACACCACTCAAACGCAATTCAGGCGCTGTAATTTCACCGTTGATCCGATGCGACTTGTCAGTAGCTATTGCAATTTCCTTTTAAAATTAAATAATTAAGCCGTGCTCTTGCGCTATGGGCTTGATCCCTCAGGCTTTGGCTTCAACCTCATTGTTGAGGCGCTCCACCAACAAATCGACAGGCATGACACCCAGATCGACATTACCTCGCGCTCGCACGGCCACTGTACCTGCGTCCCGTTCCTTGTCGCCAATTACTATAATGTACGGCAGCTTCTGAATAGAATGCTCGCGTATTTTATAGGTTATTTTCTCATTACGCAAATCAACGTGGACCCTAAACCCTTGTTTTTTCAGGTTTTGCGCAACGGCTTGCGCGTAATCGGCCTGTGCGTCGGAGATGTTCAGCACGGCAATCTGAACCGGGGCGAGCCATAATGGCAAGGCGCCGGCGTGGTTTTCGATCAACATGCCGATAAAACGCTCGAAGGAACCCAGGATAGCCCGGTGCAACATGACCGGAATTTTCTTGGTGTTGTCTTCTGCGACATATTCCGCACCCAAACGCGCCGGCATCGAGAAGTCGACCTGTATCGTGCCGCACTGCCACATGCGGCCGATCGCATCCTTCAGTGTGTATTCGATCTTCGGACCGTAGAATGCGCCCTCGCCCGGCGAGATTTCATACGTGCAGCCAGAACGATCCAGCGACGCAATCAGTGCAGCCTCAGCCTTGTCCCACGCCTCATCCGAACCGACACGTTTTTCAGGACGTGTTGCGACTTTATAAATGACGTTGGTGAAACCGAAATCGCGATACACCTTTTGCAACAATGCAGTAAAGGCAACACATTCATCCAGAATCTGGTCTTCAGTGCAGAAAATGTGGCCGTCATCCTGCGTAAAGCCGCGCACGCGCATCATGCCATGCAAGGAGCCTGACGGCTCGTTGCGGTGACACTGGCCGAATTCGCCGTAACGCAGCGGCAGTTCGCGATACGAACGCAAATCCGAAGCGAAAATCTGTACGTGGCCCGGGCAGTTCATCGGCTTCAACGCATACGAGCGGTTTTCCGACTCGGTGGTGAACATGTTTTCTTTGTAGTTTTCCCAGTGGCCGGATTTTTCCCACAGGCTGCGATCCAAAATCTGCGGCGCTTTTACTTCCTGGTAACCGTTGTCCTGATAAACACGGCGCATGTATTGTTCGACCTGCTGCCAGACTGTCCAGCCCTTCGGATGCCAGAAAATCAGGCCCGGTGCCTCTTCCTGGAAATGGAACAGATCGAGTGCACGCCCCAGCTTGCGGTGATCGCGCTTTTCGGCTTCTTCCAGCATGGTCAGATAGGCTTCCTGCTCTTCCTTCTTCGCCCATGCGGTGCCGTAGATACGCTGCAGCATTTCATTCTTGGAATCACCGCGCCAGTAGGCACCGGCCAGCTTCATCAGTTTGAATACTTTCAGCTTGCCGGTCGACGGCACGTGCGGGCCGCGGCACAGATCGGTAAACTTGCCTTCGGTGTACAGCGACACATCCTGATCCGCGGGAATCGATGCAATGATTTCTGCCTTGTAGGCTTCGCCTATGGATTTGAAATACTCAACCGCTACGTCACGCGGCAAGACTTGACGGGTAACCGGCTCATCCTTTTTCGCCAGCTCGGCCA
It encodes the following:
- the pheT gene encoding Phenylalanyl-tRNA synthetase beta chain (Phenylalanine--tRNA ligase beta chain) (PheRS) (Evidence 2a : Function of homologous gene experimentally demonstrated in an other organism; PubMedId : 2991205; Product type e : enzyme), whose translation is MQFSESWLRTMVNPNMTSNELAHMLTMSGLEVEEVEPVAPPFSNVVVAEVREIAKHPNADRLNVCQVDAGTGTLLNIVCGAPNVRAGMKVVCALAGAVLPPGEDGKPFEIKVGALRGVESQGMLCSVKELKLSDEQGGLMDLPSDAPIGQNFRDYYQLNDLKFTIKLTPNKADCLSVLGVAREVSALTGTPLKMPTYQAVAATIADVLPVTVSAPDLCGRFSGRIIRGLNARASTPDWMKQRLERSGQRPISALVDISNYVMLELGRPTHVFDLDKIHGGLNVRWGKKDESLKLLNGNTVAVDEWIGVIADEQQIESLAGIMGGDATAVSLDTQDIYLEAAFWYPNAIQGRARRFNFSTDAAHRFERGVDFATTVEHIERITALIVEICGQKDKTAVGPIDDHIVNLPKRDPVSVRTARAVKVIGVPLTDAQIADIFTRLALPFTQKDGVFSVTPPSYRFDIEIEEDLIEEIARVYGFENIPALPPVATNAMRIRPESTRSLFTIRRQLADADYQEVVNFSFVEQAWEADFAGNSNPIKLLNPIASQMSVMRSSMIGNLIANVRYNLNRKVSRIRLFEIGAVYLRNNIEQDGPLSVAGYDQPKHAAAIAYGPIVEEQWGMDSRNVDYFDVKADLEALFAPKMLTFAKVEHPALHPGRSAHVLLDGKVIGFIGELHPRWQQKYDLPLAPVLFEVEASSLQQVNVPSYREISKFPAVTRDLALVVKHTVSMQDLMDVFVAEKKMNPICNILQVVVLFDEYRGKGLESDEKSLAFRCTLQDTQLTLQDDLVDAAMAALVVAAGAKHGAKLRA
- the pheS gene encoding Phenylalanyl-tRNA synthetase alpha chain (Phenylalanine--tRNA ligase alpha chain) (PheRS) (Evidence 2a : Function of homologous gene experimentally demonstrated in an other organism; PubMedId : 91210297, 92046090, 93041726, 1537809, 1959653, 2991205, 6317865; Product type e : enzyme), whose translation is MNPLDQLVIQAQTDFAAADDAAALENAKAKYLGKTGQITEQMKSLGKLAPDERKTQGAVINSAKEKIEAALTARRDALSNAQMESRLNAEAIDITLPGRGRGTGGIHPVMRTWQRVEEIFGSIGFDVADGPEIENDWTNFTALNSPENHPARSMQDTFYIEGNDTQGKPLLLRTHTSPMQVRYARMNKPPIRVIAPGRTYRVDSDATHSPMFHQVEGLWIDENISFADLKGVYLNFVKAFFETDDLQVRFRPSYFPFTEPSAEIDIAFGSGPLKGRWLEVSGAGQVHPNVMRNMGFDPEQFIGFAFGSGLERLTMLRYGINDLRLFYEGDLRFLKQFN
- a CDS encoding Putative transcriptional regulatory protein MerR family (Evidence 3 : Function proposed based on presence of conserved amino acid motif, structural feature or limited homology; Product type pr : putative regulator), encoding MNERINKAELAALPPIPAKRYFTIGEVSELCGVKPHVLRYWEQEFTQLKPVKRRGNRRYYQHHEVLLIRRIRELLYEQGFTISGARNKLDSRILEARTDEDLPLDAVTIDPNAVLAIRKELMEILMLLK
- the ihfA gene encoding Integration host factor subunit alpha (IHF-alpha) (Evidence 2a : Function of homologous gene experimentally demonstrated in an other organism; PubMedId : 1531459, 6397321, 2991205; Product type f : factor) gives rise to the protein MHDEVATRAVNITDMNDVNSSELQSVLAADLNRAMLEAQVRSQAEKDLPTLTKAELAELLFEQVGLNKREAKDMVETFFDEIRNALERGEAVKLSGFGNFQLRDKPQRPGRNPKTGEEIPITARRVVTFHASQKLKSMVEVSNQTSLAHTS
- a CDS encoding Putative chemotaxis sensory transducer precursor (Evidence 3 : Function proposed based on presence of conserved amino acid motif, structural feature or limited homology; Product type prc : putative receptor); the encoded protein is MFRNKNKSFFRYLKRTAVLLAAVAAGAGCALGVSQLAGDTFALPWLVLMAALVSAGLQELLHQRGSKNVHFINKIGSEIDHIMIGAAETSFFVDSIKNKIAQDVQAANGIVAGSEQNASTTEQIAANAERASQVAAEVRTESVAGRAEVNRGLEQIGKARDDAQAASEMMRVLQEKSRRIHGITEVISEIAARTNLLALNAAIEAARAGEHGRGFAVVAGEVRQLAQRTKEATDDIGSMVRAINVEAERAAGGMQALSGKVMEASQNVARVHEFLGNIERAASTSEEEIQQIARASREHVETTHRIAAAILEIRDGMLETDTELPRVAASAMVLSERAEVVYDAIAESGADTQHDSIRMIATEAAHQIGRIFDEAIVAGRITREALFDRHYQPLPNTSPPKHTTQFDAFTDRVLPTVQEAILDAMPQLAYAGAVDDNGYFPTHNKKFSQALTGNYDVDLVNNRTKRIFTDRTGKRCGSNTKPFLLQTYKRDTGEVMHDLSVPIYVDGKHWGGFRIGYRSSSVDLALAPPAAMPSPAIRLPVRISNRAGTA
- the thrS gene encoding Threonyl-tRNA synthetase (Threonine--tRNA ligase) (ThrRS) (Evidence 2a : Function of homologous gene experimentally demonstrated in an other organism; PubMedId : 91073394, 93021106, 93087171, 10319817, 10881191, 3086882, 6353409; Product type e : enzyme), whose protein sequence is MITVRLPDGSQREFDTPVTVAQVAANIGAGLAKAALAGKVNGNVVDTSYLIEQDSDLSIITDKDAEGLDVIRHSTAHLLAYAVKELFPDAQVTIGPVIENGFYYDFSYKRPFTPEDLLAIEKKMAELAKKDEPVTRQVLPRDVAVEYFKSIGEAYKAEIIASIPADQDVSLYTEGKFTDLCRGPHVPSTGKLKVFKLMKLAGAYWRGDSKNEMLQRIYGTAWAKKEEQEAYLTMLEEAEKRDHRKLGRALDLFHFQEEAPGLIFWHPKGWTVWQQVEQYMRRVYQDNGYQEVKAPQILDRSLWEKSGHWENYKENMFTTESENRSYALKPMNCPGHVQIFASDLRSYRELPLRYGEFGQCHRNEPSGSLHGMMRVRGFTQDDGHIFCTEDQILDECVAFTALLQKVYRDFGFTNVIYKVATRPEKRVGSDEAWDKAEAALIASLDRSGCTYEISPGEGAFYGPKIEYTLKDAIGRMWQCGTIQVDFSMPARLGAEYVAEDNTKKIPVMLHRAILGSFERFIGMLIENHAGALPLWLAPVQIAVLNISDAQADYAQAVAQNLKKQGFRVHVDLRNEKITYKIREHSIQKLPYIIVIGDKERDAGTVAVRARGNVDLGVMPVDLLVERLNNEVEAKA
- the rplT gene encoding 50S ribosomal subunit protein L20 (Evidence 2a : Function of homologous gene experimentally demonstrated in an other organism; PubMedId : 381019, 6317865; Product type s : structure), coding for MPRVKRGVTARARHKKVLDQAKGYRGRRSKVYRIAKQAVMRAGQYAYRDRRNKKRVFRALWITRINAASREHGLTYSVFMNGLKRASIELDRKVLADMAVMDKPAFAAIVNQVKTTIAA
- the rpmI gene encoding 50S ribosomal protein L35 (Evidence 2a : Function of homologous gene experimentally demonstrated in an other organism; PubMedId : 10094780; Product type s : structure), yielding MPKMKTKSGAKKRFRVRPGGTVKRGQAFKRHILTKKTTKNKRQLRGSVGVHDTNMVSVRAMMPNA
- the infC gene encoding Translation initiation factor IF-3 (Evidence 2a : Function of homologous gene experimentally demonstrated in an other organism; PubMedId : 330233, 6325158, 2954162; Product type f : factor); translated protein: MRLSGVENEALGIVSLADAFRLAEEANVDLVEIAPTAQPPVARLMDYGKFKYQEQKKAHEAKLKQKVILIKEVKFRPGTDDGDYNIKLRNLIKFLDDGDKTKITLRFRGREMAHQDIGFRMLERLKADLEPYGQVEQFPKMEGRQMIMVLSPKKKK